The Arachis hypogaea cultivar Tifrunner chromosome 14, arahy.Tifrunner.gnm2.J5K5, whole genome shotgun sequence DNA window ATTAAATTTCAAAGATCATTTATTTCTTCAATTTCTAGAGGCTCAGTCTCATTATCTTCCAAAGACCTGCCCATAGTTTCTTTGGTGAAAAAAGTGGTGATAACCACACCAACTATGCACACTCCTCCAAGTATGCACAATGATGGAGTCATTCCAATTCCTACAGGAAACCCCTCTCGATCTTCATTCTTGCCATGAGACGCCCATAGAAACCCTACCGATCCGATGATCGCACCAATCTTGCCAGCTGCCCCAGAAATACCGTTACACGTTGACCTAAACCTGGCCGGAAAAAGCTCCGCTGGGACTATAAATGTCGTGGTGTTGGGTCCAAAATTAGTGAAGAAGAAAGCAACACAATACAGGACCAAGAAAACATATTTGTTCCTTTCTTTGGTCCAGAATGAATCATAGTTAATCCCTATGGCGAAAAATGCCAATGCCATGAAGAAGAAACCCATCATTTGGATCTTAACTCTTCCGATACGGTCAATGAAATACACCGAGAAGAAGTAGCCGGGGATGGTGGAACATGCACTAATTATTGCTTGGAGCTTAGCAATATCAATGGCTTCTTGATACACATCTACCTTATCTGTGTTTTTGAATTTGTATATTTTAGATTGGAATAGAATGCTGCTGTAGAAAACAGTGTCCACCAGAAACCAATTAAAGGTGCAAGCAAAGAGATCAGAACCATGTCTACGAAAGAATTCTTTAGAAAACAGAGCGTAATTAGAGCGTGGAGGTAAGTTTTCTTCAACAATCTGAGCGAGTGAGATATCCATCACTTTCTCCATGTCATTTGCTGCTTGCATCACGTTTTGTTCCACTAGCGCTGTGTACCTGATGATCACATTCTACTTTAGAATTTTATACTTGAGTCAAATCTACTATTGTGTAAAGGAGAGAGTTGGTAAAGTGATAAATAAGTGGTTAATTACTCTTATATTAAAATAGTGGGACTCATATATAAAGAAAGTTACAAATTCAATAGTAATTAACCATTCGTTTTATTGTGGGTTTCTTTGGTGTAATTCATGGGTCGCATAGGATTCCTTTTCAATTTTGgagcaaaatttatttaaaagaagagtaaaccaataaaaaattaaaaatgcattCGAATTATTCTGCTATTAACAAAAATGTTCCTaaattttgttattgacaaaactatcatcaaattatttaaaaacgtGATAAAAATACACATCCACGAACTAAAATGTTTTATGTTAACGAAAAAAGAATGATGTGACAAACATAGCTTCTTATGTAAAAAGTGAGATTTTGAAATTGGCAAGTGAATTACGTTATGCGTTCAACTCAAGCTTTCATGCGTTCAATGTGGCTGAAACAGAGGCTCAACGATCTCAAATCTTGGGCATGCGTTCAACTCACTCTCCATGCGTTGAACGCATCTCTTGGGGCCAATCTCTAGGGCCTCTTAAGTCCTTCACTATCAAACAGAGAACTCAAGAGAATTCTAGAGAAGACTATGGGAGtttcaagaaaagattgggccagGAAATTGGAGGATGCTCTTTGGGTATATAGAACTGCGTTCAAGACCCCAATTGACATGTCTCCTTATCAACTTGTTTATGACAATGCTTTCCACTTACCAATGGAGATGGAACACAGGGCTTATTGGACAACTAAGTTTCTCAACTTTAATGCCAAAGTTGTGGGCGAGAAGAGGTTGCTTCAACTCAATGAACTTGATGAGTTTAGAGTTGAGGCTTATAAAAATGCCAAGCTATACAAGGAGAAGACAAAAATAtagcatgacaagaagatttcaACAAGAACCTTTGAGCCTGGACAAAATGTGCTTCTATTCAACTCAAAGGCTCTTTCCTGGAAAATTGAAATCAAGATAGTCTGGACCCTTTACTATCACCAAGGTGTCTCCTTACGCCCATATTAAAGTTACCAAGGAAAATTCTTAGAGAAAGTTTACTGTGAAATTGAAGTACTATCTTGGAGGCAACATCGatcgtcaaaaatccgttcaaaATCCTGACTTAAAGAGCTGACCGACAAGCTAGTAATGTTAAAAAagagcttgttgggaggcaacacaaTCATTAGTATCCTTTGAATTATTGTTTTCATTagctttttattactttttcttttacttatGATTCATGCATGCAATTTGATTTAGAGATACACAAGACAGGGGTCTCTAGAACATACACATTGGCCATGCGTCCAACGCATGGAGGTTGCGTCCAACGCATGGAGGTTGCGTCCAACGCACCCCAACCAGAACCCAAATGGTTCTCAATCTAGACCATGCGTCTAATGCAGGGCATAGTGCGTCTAACGCACCCCACATAGAGTTAATTTGACTTTCAATTCTTACCATGCGTCTAACACAGGGACCATGCGTCTAACACAGCCCCAACAAAGCCAACTGGGCTCTCACTTTTAGCCATGCGTTTAACGTATAGAGAGGTGCATTCAACGCACCACaaccaaacttaagtttggtaTGGGTACGTCTAAGGCAGGGGAACATGCGTCCAATGCACACTCCCTCTTTGTCTTGTGCATGTATATTCTTCTTTCATTCcatgcatgcatgcattcatACTATTTAGCTTTCATTTTTTGCTTTTCCTctatttttgtttgaattttgaagataatgaattAAGGAAGCTTGTGACCTACCCCTCTAGGAAACAATGAAGTGCATTCAGTTGTCCACATGTATGTGTTACTTCTAGCTATGCATCAATCAATCAAAGACCACCTTTAATCACAACACAAATCCCAAGCACCACCTTCACCATCCAATCTTACCCCTTCTTTCTCTTGCAACTTTTATCTTTTTTCCTTCACTCGCTTCGAACCACACCCCCCACATGCACACCCttggatcttaattttcaaaCTCCACCCTCCATTCCAACCCTTCCTTTCACCTATAAATACACCTTCCTCACCACCATCATTCATCACCACTTCTTAGTCTCTACCCATACCCGAATCTTTTCCTCACTCCTCTAGCCTATCTCCTCGTCACTCTTCATTTATTCTTATAACCAAGGCCATTCCTCTATCTTCTCTATCCTTCTTTTACACCATATTCCTTCCTATACAACCACCACcatccttttttttcttctttttttatcacTATTTTTCTCTCTGTTTACTAGGGTACaagcaaaatttttaagtttagtattATTTTGGTTGAGCAAGCTCTACACAAAAGGAATGGCACCCAAGTCTCAATCCTCCTtatcaaagaagagaaaagaaaaggaaccTACTGCTCCCTCACATGATACAATACAGTTTCTCTCCAAATTTTATGAGAACCATTTCTACAATTTAACAAGTAAAAAGAAGGTCATTCCTGAAGTGCCTTTTGATCTGAAACATTGATGTCTGGGATCAAATCTCTAGCTATATTCTTGTGATGCAACCGTGTCAAGGAGAGGCTTGGGTAATTAGATCCGCGGGGTGCTCTGTCACCCGATAACTTGGGtcaactaactcgggattatcgatcgAAAGCCCATAATCAAGAGTTGTCTTGAGACGAAGCACTAAGggttaaacaatggaaatatctCTCTCTgtgaaaagaaacaaaagaaaaggttCAAAGATCAACCAAAAACTAAGAAAAGAGATCTCATAATATCATCCAAacttgagtttttgagaattgttGCTCTCGAGACTTCAAGAGTTATTAAGAAAGAAAAGTCGGTCTATGATCACAAGGCCACTAAACCCATTGTTAATATGGACATGAACTTTAAGAGATTTAATTATTCTTCATTGAAttcaattattttcttttattttttgcttgaggacaagtaaagtctcaaatttggtgttgtgatgtatCCACATCTTTAGTGGTTTTTCACTTAGAATTTCATTCAACAAGTTAACTATTCTTTTTTTTAAGCAATTATTACTTCATAGTTTAGCGAAtattactttgagttgttttgaatTCTTTGATTATAGGAGATTGTGAAAGAAAGTTAGAAAAGACCAAGGATGGAGAGAGGCAAGCAAGAGTAATACTAGAAGCAAGGAATGGAGAGAGCCAAACAGAGAAGTTCTGCTCAACACACCATGCAAACAGAGAAGTTCCTGGACCAAATAGAGAAACCCCTAGACCAAGCAGAGAGTTGTGCATTCAACGCACCAATCTTTGTGTCCAATGCAAGCCAAGCAGTGACTCCCAGGGATGCCAAGACACCCATGCGTCTAACGCACCAAAGCATGCGTTCAACACACCACTTCAATACACCCTCCAGTAGCTAACCAGCTTCCATGCGTTCAATGTGGGCAGCCATGCGGCTAATGTATCAGGCCATGCGTCCAACTTGCCACTCCATGTCAACGCACCATCCAATTACACTTCCAGGAGCTGCTCATCCTCTATGCATTCAACTCAAGCTTTCATGCGTTCAACGTGGCTGAAACATAGGCTCAAGGGTCTCAAATCTTGGGCATGCGTTCAACTCACTCTCCATGTGTTGAACGTACCTCTTGGGCCAACCTCTAGGGCTTCCTAAGTCCTTTACTAATCTCTCCACACCTCTAAGCACTTGATGAGATGATTAAAGATTAAACCAACTTGGATTGGTCGAGTGGttagctcactcgtccgcttaagcaagtgtcgggagttcgaacCCCGCCTTGTGTATACAGCAACTCATTAgccagcggcagacccttaaatgaaGCTCAAATTCGCGACGAATTAGTCTTTAACCtatcgggttgggggataccgtttaggtaaaccaaaaaaaaaaaaaaaagattaagcaCAGGCCATGATGTCAAGCATTGATTGTCAATTACGAAGAGAATCACCTAGCTTAACTTGAGAGAGAAAACTATATAAGAaatattaattagattaaatttgattttgttttattttgattgAGCTTTGAATGCTAAATCTTAGGTTTAGGATTAGCATTTAAGAGGGTAAGAGACACACACGTGAGCTTTTTCCTTCAGCCATTTTCAATttatagtttttgttttttttttttttttttgcatcataAGCAACTAATCTCCTCTGTTAAGATTagaaattctgtttattttaatggactaatattataattttttttttttacttttgattaatgcattgatgttttcttaAGAAACAAGTTTTTGTTCTTTATCACAAGGATTTGAATATATTGAGAAATAGTTCTAATCCGAATTGAATTTTATTATTAACTTAAAAAAGTTAGTTATTGGAATTAAGTTTGAATACTTCTTCTCATAATtctttaaactttaaaattagtttgATAAGTGACATTAAATCAACTAGGTTTAGTTCTTAAGAATGATGTGGTTTTGAATCAATAAATGTGCCTCACCTCTTATCATAATCGATTGATTAAGGAATTGACGATTCATTAgttaagagaaattgaatcaccaaaagATTGGAGTTTGATTAACTATGATTTGCCATATATACATCTTTGCATGATAATCAAGATAGCTCGTGAAAAGCATTTTTTCTGAAGTTTAAAAATCTCCAaaactttaatgcttttattcatattacttTCTTAACCGTTTATAAACTGTTTTcatttaattctttgtttttagaTACTAAATGTCTCTAAACCCTAATTTTtaattgtctaactagaataatcagttAATCATTGCTTGCTTAGTCCATTAATTCTTGTGAAAATGATAATCCATGCACTCATTGTGGTGTTAGTTGATATGATTTGATGCACTTGCCGAATTTAAAAAAGAGTCCATCATAATACTATGTCAAGAAAatataattatcttttatattgattacatgaataattatctaaataaatagatataattggacaattctaaaaatattttagactattaatccatcaaaattaaactcttaataCATACTAATAGGTAATTAGATATAAAGATGTCTAATAACATGTTAATCTGTCTCCTGGAAATCAAAGGCTAGCTAGCTATGAGACAAGGACCACTGATTAAGACTAATTGACTATACGTACATAATTAATGAAGAAGCTCAACTATATGCATGTAAATATCAGCGTCATTGTCGAATACTATTGGCAAAAATAACGTTAGTAATTAATTACACAACTTTTCCAATCCAATTTATACGATCATGAGATGGATGAAAGTGATACTCACAAATAGATGTATTTTCTAATCCAACCATTTCGATAATGAACAAAATCAAATTATCTagactagcggctcaacaggcactatcgtgcctgttcagccgcttttttattattttttaaaaaaattaaatttattttttgctaatatattatttattttttaaatttattaaataaatattttttattattttaatattggcatgactttatttatataatattttgttaaaattaaaactattataaaaaaattttaaaatgttaaattataaaaatatacaataaaccctaaaccctaaaccctaaaccctaaatatgaATCTGAAGAGGTCTTCATTTTCTTATaagtaatgaaaaaaaaagaagaaatgagaatgtttatttttttatttttaaatatcaaactataagaataattaataaaaaaataggagAATATAAAAATTGTGTACCTGAAAAAAATCTTCGTAATTCATCATATATAttcttattaataattttttgagtCTTGAAAAATTGTCAGATttattgattataaaaataactatataaacgcttcaagattattcaattaaattgattCCTTAATATATTGATTCCTTAATATAGTAGGGacaaattcaattaattcaattaattatagatttgataaaataatttaaaaataaaaaatttatttaaaaataaatataaaaattttataagttattttattttttaattttatattcataattttaatagataaaaaatattttatttttttaattttatattcaatttattaaattatctttaatttaaattttttttaaattattaatgtatACTTTTATTATATCTTCTTATTGTATCACACActattattttctcttactattaTTTCTATCGTACACTATTATTGCCTTATTCTcttttctcattttcttcttctcctcacaCCTTCTCTTTACCCAATCGTAATTAATTATCACAAAGTACTATTATCGCAACTTTCAATCTTGTCTATCACTTTGATCTATAATCATTTATTATGTTAACTTTTATGAGTCGTTGAAGTGTTGTTAAAGAATTGGTTTTTGTGTCTTCTGAATATCTAAATGTATGAAAACAGTAGTTTTTTCTTGATATGAATTTTAAGTTGtcttattattctattaaaaaaatgtacgaaataaaacattcaaaatttttgctcaaattatcaaaatttgatgtcagtaatccttaaaaataatattaaatacattattttaactaatataacaaaaatagtATATTAATGTaagtttttaactaataattataaaattaagttgCAATTTAATATAGACCCTTAGAATAAAAGACTGTCATTACTTCTTACATTTGACTACTATTATATAAGTTGTATGTTTGTTTTATTCTTAATCATCACTTGATATAACTCATATTTAATAGGTTAAAaaattctttctttctctctcttatatTCTTAACTTCttctataataaattttttacattatCTAATACATAAAATGTCACATCCTTACATTTatcttaaaagttaaaagttaaaagttaaaagtaaattatattagtatttttaataaaattaaaataaaaagataaaaagctactgaaaagaataatattaaatttgagttATGCTATGTGTACACCAAAGTCCGCCATCCGTATAAAATACATGctagaatacaaatatacattgaaaataaattaaactacacatatatttattatacacaaatacattggtggctgattttggtgtacaaatagtatttttgattaaattttatgttcttttgtaccAGAATATTACAatttattagattattatattatctttgtactacagaacaaaaaataaaattctatatcttcttattgttacttattttactttatttttattacagtttattgtattattatattatttttgtattatataacaAAAAGTAAAATTCTATATCTTCTTgttgttatttattttagtttattttggcTATCTAAATTAGCCTGTATAATATTGTAAAGGTTGAAACTGTTTTTAACagaaaatttagatatttattgtGTTATCaggttatttaaaaaaactaactCATAGATATTATTATCCTACCATATCTTTAATGTTATATGTCAatctaatatttaataaaaaaaaatattaaccgaCATAGAactgattaaaaatttaaaaaataattagcaaAATATCCTTTGAGAGTTTTTTCACTTTACTATTGATACATACattttcttttccatcttttataTGCCAATCAAATAATCAATACTATATaccaaataaataatatttaattaattaatttttttgaaatataaattatttattttaattgaattataaacAAATTTGCATATACTTAAATGTCAGAACTTTACATCATTAACAGTTTAGGAAATAAACATATCAATATTTTAACAAATCATTGGTAGTTACAATTTTTTTTGCGTCTTTTTATGTCAatcaaataagaatttaattttgatatcctattagtgtaaaatagttttacatgTACATCTAATcaccatcaaaattaaactcatcaaATAATCAGGACTATATGCCAAACAAATAATATTGTggaataaaaaattagtaaattttttgttgtataattgatttaatttaatttaaaaataaatatttatgtactcaaattttaattacaatactttatataatcaataatttagaaaattaaaaaaataacatcattAAATACAAAACagtttaaaaaaatgagatttaaCTAAAAGGTAAATATTGAtgcacttaaaatttaaaaaaatattctacataattaatactttaaaaaatttaaaaattaattttatcttgTACAAAatcgtttaaaaaaataaaaaaaattaacaaaataatttataagagTTCTTCGGTTCATTATTGATAGGtatatgcatataaaaaaaattaaaaaacaaatatcagataaaaaataattttttaaaattaaattgatgaaagaAAACTTTAGATGTGAAAGatagattaaaaatatataagaattaaTACAGTTTGGTAAGTAAACTGAAGAGAAAGGAAAATGAAGGTGAAAGTTATGCGTGAAATTAATAACTATAGCAAAACGGTATAAAATTTGCAATTGTAGTGAATGGAAGCGAGGAAAAGATGGAGGCGATACAATCACGATATTGAAGGAAGGAGAATGATGGCAACAGTAATAATACAGAAAAGTGCACCTAATGGTGAGAGGAGAAGCACTAAAAATTGAATAATGAGATTAACTATTGGTATAAAGTACTCACATAAAGAATATACCCAAAATAAAATGATAAGatcgataaaaaaattatttatcactcctaattattttttttctcctttcatACATGGCGTCTAAAATCAACATTTAGCATAGTCACTATCTAGTtcagaaaatcacaaaaacttATCCAAATAATTGTTACATGCAGAGAAGCAAATTCAGAATTGGAAAGAGaaataagaaaaattgaaaacggataaaattaataaacgaataaattattggaataaagaattaaaaaagagGTTAATCCGTATcgacattatatattgttatagatttttATTTGCCTGTTTTAATTGTAGTCAATCGGGCTACTCTTATGTTTGTGGTACCTCCACTTGTGTTTGGCATTGGAGTTGGAATTGGAATTGAAGTTGTATCAATTAATATGACAACTTGTTTTCTTGTCGAATCATCTCCAAATAAGTTGCTATCTTTGTTCTTCGGTCAGGTGTTGCTATCTTTGTTCTTCGGTCATTTTCTGTCTTCTTCGCCTAGCAGATTCTGTCCAAGTGGTCGACGTTGACGTGATTGTTGATTTCGTGATAGCAAGATGCAGAGAAGAAAAACGTTTGCGAGACCAAAATTGAAAGTGAAAGAGTAATTTAATTTTGTTGGGAGTTAAGTACGACTGAAGGTGGATCAGTTTTTTATTGAAAGTGGGTCAGTTTTTAAATTGAGTACGTAGTGGTAACAGTTTTTTATTGGAAGTAAATCAGTTTTAAAACATGTGGTGGGGTTGAAAGTGAATTagtttgataaattatttttttgataaaaaaaaaatagaggacgTAGTAACAGTTTGTTATATTGAATTCAGTGtttaacaaacttaaaaaaataggggtaaaatagagagaaaaaattgGATACTAAATTTTTCTatcccattatatattggtataatccattatatattggtatagatttgATTAAGGAGTACTCttctatatgtaatttttttttaaatataaacaatagacatcagaaaaatatataaaccgtgtattataatttaataaattggtatagatttaattaaaagtacacgtttatatgtaattttttttaagataaacaaTAGACATCAGAAGTATTTAAACCGTGTattgtaatttaattaattttgttatagaatatcaataaattatgttattatttgaaataaaatgaattagttttaaattttgtcataggtaaaaataattttaaaaaaaataaaaaaattaaatacatagtaacagttttttttatattaaaagtgaagtgggtaaaatatttttttgaaaaaaaaagaagaaagagggtaAAATGGGAAGAAAGAATTGGATACCAAACTCCTATATccccattatatattggtatagataacAAAAAAGATAAGGGCGTAAATGCATGTGAAATGTCCAAAAGGGGTATATATGTACCTGGCTGTTTCGGGCATCAACATACGCCAGTAGTAAGTCAAGGCTGCCGGAATTGAACCCAACATAAGTATCAACCTCCATGCAAAGTCAGCCGTCGCCGGTGGCCGTCCCGGCGTATGGTTATCCGAGCTAGCAGCACGGCGGAATATGGAGCACACCACTATGGTGACGGTGGCACTTGCCAATATGCCGAAACCCTGCATGGAGAAAACCGCCGCTATGAAAGAGCCTCTTGTCTTTTTGTTGGCAAATTCAGACATGATTGTTGATGATAGAGGGTAGTCTCCTCCAATCCCTAGCCCCAACAAGAACCTAATTTACAAGAAAATTAACTTCAAATTGAAATGAATTCATGGCCATTCACATGTTAATTAATCTCTTATACATTGAGATATAAACAACTTCAAATTAAATGAAAGCTTTATATGTTTTAAAATGTAGTTACATGCATAAATTTTAGGGTTTAATTTAAAAGCACTTCaaataatgtaaaaattatttacttatatataGACATATATCTCACAATCGCATTATAAAAGTTGAACTCTAAAGTTTAATGCATCATTATCGAATTTTGAAATTAATAGCGACACATAATCAACATAATGTATTATCTTTGCTGATAACTAAtcagtaatatttaaaaattaaaaatatttgataactaaaaaaaattagttaaaaacagtcgaaatttattttatttaatacctattattattgtaataattaataaatattaaataagttaaatttaattattttttttatctctttggcATTATTGTTTGaaaatattgactaaaaatatAGTATTGAATTACTGGATTAAAAGTGTTAAATTATTGGCTATAATTactataaattaaaattgtttatttttaaatttttctctttaaaaattaGTAGAATTGTTAAACGGGTCAACCCGAACCATTTAGGCCCGACTTATTTAAATTCGTTTTATTTGCGGACCATAATTTCTTAACTCGAACCGTTTATAATTAATCTGACAGGTTAAACGAGCTAGTccatttcttcttttattttattttttaaaaaatattttgacaaaagatatcatttttagataaaaaaaaatcttaaataaatagtATTCTTTTAGTTAATGAATTAGATTTTTGGGTTGGGTCAAGATAAATATCGGTTACaaatgttaatttattttaaaaagatataaacaaaaaaaataaatggatCACTTGTTTAACTCGTGGCATAACTCATTTAACTcattatttttttggattaattGAGTTCAGTCAATTTATCCCAAAatttaaatgaatttaattttagagacaaaatttACCTGTTTAAATGAGTAAACTGATTTGTTGATAAATTTAACTCATTTTGACGCCTCTACAAAAATTAGTGAGTGAGTATTTACCGAAAAGATAATGTATAATAAGAaagatatataaattcaataaattatcACTTCATCACTCGATTGATGCGCCTAGGTATAATAAATAATCATCTAATATTCTATTTAAAGTGAAAAATGAGAATTAAATAACCTGAAGAAGCCTAGGCTGAGGAGAACGCATGCTCTTCTAATGCAAATGGAGAAGCCACACCCCAAGGAGCCAAATATCATAAGTAGCAAGGCAAGTCCATAGACCCAACGACGCCCTTTGAGGTCCCCGAGTCTACCAAAAACAAGCTGCCCAATGACCATGCCTATCAGGGAAACGGCCACTAGAGCAGACTCCACAACGGGAGGAGTTTTGTACTTGTTTTGGCCGTTATGGTGGTCGCTATAGTACACCCTTCCAATCATCCTTATGACGATGGTGATGGAGAAGAGGTCGTAGGCGTCGGTGAAGAGTCCCATGCCGGTAATTATGATGGCCTTAAAGTGATAGTATTGTGTCTTAGCCGTGTCTAGGGTTGAAAGCACCCTCAACCTCGTTCTCGCCATCACAGCATACCAGAAGATATAATCATAATATATGCAAGTGTGTTTTAAAGTGTTATTATGATAAGGGTATTAAATTGGTTGAATGTGACAATTGGAAAAAATTACTTCTCTGTGATACTAAttgctaataataaaaaattctaaaattttgtaGCACATCATCAATGCTTAtgctttagtttttgttttttaaaacaaTCTTT harbors:
- the LOC112741957 gene encoding probable inorganic phosphate transporter 1-9, which encodes MARTRLRVLSTLDTAKTQYYHFKAIIITGMGLFTDAYDLFSITIVIRMIGRVYYSDHHNGQNKYKTPPVVESALVAVSLIGMVIGQLVFGRLGDLKGRRWVYGLALLLMIFGSLGCGFSICIRRACVLLSLGFFRFLLGLGIGGDYPLSSTIMSEFANKKTRGSFIAAVFSMQGFGILASATVTIVVCSIFRRAASSDNHTPGRPPATADFAWRLILMLGSIPAALTYYWRMLMPETARYTALVEQNVMQAANDMEKVMDISLAQIVEENLPPRSNYALFSKEFFRRHGSDLFACTFNWFLVDTVFYSSILFQSKIYKFKNTDKVDVYQEAIDIAKLQAIISACSTIPGYFFSVYFIDRIGRVKIQMMGFFFMALAFFAIGINYDSFWTKERNKYVFLVLYCVAFFFTNFGPNTTTFIVPAELFPARFRSTCNGISGAAGKIGAIIGSVGFLWASHGKNEDREGFPVGIGMTPSLCILGGVCIVGVVITTFFTKETMGRSLEDNETEPLEIEEINDL